The Manduca sexta isolate Smith_Timp_Sample1 chromosome 7, JHU_Msex_v1.0, whole genome shotgun sequence region TAACAATttgttaagtaataatatttaaaatattggtcCAACAAATGGGCTAAATAATACAAATGCCCTTAATATTCATCCCTAATTTAACGATGTGggatatgaaaaaatattatttaatagatcaAAAAATGATAAAGGTCCGAGAACACCGCTCCCATACGTTCGGTACAATACAACGGAATCATTTATCCGCCAGTGGTCACCCCGATAACAATGTCAATACTATAACTAATCTCTTTAGAGTTTCGTTTAGAAATAATTCATACAGAGATCTCGTGCCGAAAGTGGAATTTTCCAACGTTAGCGAAACTGATCACATCGAGACAGCCGAAAATCACGCACGTTACTTAAATGAGTTCCAACTGTTGCGCTTTCCATCGTCACATCGAAATATACTCCGAAATTGACACGTCCAGCGAGAGAAGTTATCGCGTGAATCTAGTTGCGTTTTAGTGTATAGATTTTTGGCCTTGTCTGTCATTCTGATCTCCTGTGGGCGGAGCGGGCTCACATGCCTATGGGCGGCACTTGCACGTAGCGATAGATGTACAGCCTGTAGTCCTTGCTGGCCAGCACCACTGACCCGTCGTCCATGAGGGCCACGTCGAAGCACTGCGCGTGCTTCACTTTACTCTCCAAGGCGGACACGAGTTGTCCGTCCTGTGTGAATATCGTCAAGTTGAAGTTGTTATGATTGTCCGCGATCAGGATTTCGCCAGCGGCATTGATTCCCACACCGATCGGGTAGTTGGTCACTCCCTCGCCACCGATCTGGCGCAAGTAAATACCCTCGTAGTTGAATACTTTGACGCAGTGCGCGCGGTTGTCACTGATGAATATTTCCTGTTTGTCGTTAACCACCACGCCATTGGGGAATTCTAAATGTTTGGAGCAACCGAATTTCTGTAGCACATTGCCGATCTGGTCGAAGATTATGACGCGCATGACTTTGCATTCGACTACGACAATGCGTCCCTTGTTGTCAACGGTGACGCCGCGCGGATGCTGCAAGATGTTCGCGCCAAACTTGCGCACGAACTGTCCGTATTGGTTGTAGATTTGTATCTGGTGCGTAGGTGATCTCTCAGTAACAATGATATCTCCAGATGTACGTACTACGGCGACCCTGTTTGGGTAAAGAAGTTGTCCGTCCCGTTTGCCGCACTCACCGAACTGGAATTTGAAGCGGCCCTCCTTATCGAAAATCTGAATACGGTGATTGTTCGTATCGGCAACGATAATATCGTTTTGAGCATTCACGGCCACACCGCTGGGTTCCGTGAATTGACCTTCCATGACACCGAACTCTCCGAACTTGCAGTGATAAATCATCTTTTGTCGTTTGATTTGAGACTTTGGCGGGAATATGGCATTGGAGATAAGTTTGTTCGTTAAATCCAAGATGGGATCTGTATGTGTGGCGGCTGTTAGTGAGTACGGGTCTGATGTGGCCGGCGGGAAGAGTGTGTCGCAGCCACCGTTCGACCACTTCTCGTATGGGTTGATTCCGGTCAAATTGATATCTGCTATGGCAGTCGAAAATGGTCCGAGGCTGTTGGCACTATTGAATCGTTTCGAAATAATGTTCGATTCGAATGGTGAGGTCGATTGGCTGGTTGGGCCGAGAAGACCATTAGTATAGGGGCGGTCTAAAACGCCATTGAGGCCAGTGGGCAGGTGAATGCCGCCGTTTAAACTACCAGAGCTTCCATTCACGCTGCTGCTGCTGGACGAAGAACCTCCGTTCAGTAATGAGCCGTTCGTAGGACGCGCGATAGGCGGTTGTTTTGTGGGTCCTACGTTCGCTTCCGAGCTAGAACGCACGTATCCGAAAGTGTTCCGTACGCCTACCTGAATCGCTTGATAATTCGATACGAATTCCAATTCGCACGCAGTTTGTACGCTTTGTTCGGGATTAGAGCTCATTAATGTTTGCAATTTGGTGTCTATCAGTTTCCTGAACATAAGTATCTCCGCAATATTGGCGCATTTTGTGAGCCTGTCAACAAAGTCGCACGTTTGATATATCTTGTCCACGGTTTCTTGCGCCTTCTGTCCGACGACGGTCAGAGATATCTGTTTCGTCGAGAATACGCTCTCGAGTTCCTTCAACAATTCTTGCTTGCGCTCCTCTAGCATAGAGCGGTAGAATTGGAACGTATCATTGATTTCATTTTGGGCTTTATGATACTGGACCTGCAGTTTTCCAGCCGAATGTTCAAATGATTTGACGAGGTGCCTAATCTCGGTGGCGCGGGTCTTCGCTTCACTGACGGCTTGTTGCATGAGCTCTAGTTGCTTGGGTCCGGCATCGGACAGATGCTCGCAGTCGTGCAGGGAGGCTGGGTGCTCGATGATCGTGCATTCTTTGCATACGGGTACTGAGCATGTGCGACAGAAGTATTTAAGAATGTCGTTTTTATGTCTCGGGCAGAAAGCGGTTTTCTCGCCGCTCGCTGTTAGCGTGGAGCCGAGCAAGCCTTTGTCGTCTTTCAGGTCAGTGAACGCGAGGACGCGATGGCCCTCGAAGCAGTGCATGAATTGGTGCGCCATGACGCAGTTCGGGCAGAGGAAATTGGCGCAATCGACGCAGCGAGCTACGGCGTCCGACTCCTTCGATTTGCAGCCGGTGCAGCGAGCAGACGGCGAGCTGGTCTGCCGACCGGAGATGAGGTCCGCGTCCTGCTCGACGGCCGCGGCTATCACCAAattggtaagtagagtgggtaCGCCGCCTGGTGGCAGCTGAGTGTCTACGCGACAAGTGACGCAAGTGACTTTGTCTGGGTGCGTTTGCTCTCGTTCAAGGCAAGCGCGGCAGAACGTGTGGAAGCAGTGAAGTACTTTAGGATCGACGAATGTCTCTCGGCAGATCGCGCAGGTAGTGTCGAGGCCGTCGAACTCGCGAAGGTCACATACGGCGGAGTCGCTCGCGGGGGGCGAGGAACCGCTGAGGGTCAAGGGCGATATGGAGCCACGCTCCAGCGAACCTATTGAGTTGGCACCGGGCAGCGACTCAAGGGACGGGGTGCGTGAGGCCATCTTCAGGAAACCGGCATCCCTGGAACAACAAAACATTACCATTAGATTCTTGTTAATTAAATCTCGTCGCTTAACTAGAGACAAACTAATGGTCAACATAAATCAGACCCCGCTTCGAGGAGCTCAAACTTTATATACGTCATATTTTAAGGTACATAAAATGTTTACGACGCACAGAACTCGTACATAATGCGATGTAAGTGACGTAAAATAAATGCATCAACCATTTACCGAAGCCCTGACCTTACGGGAACATGTTGCGccataaaattgataaatagaGAAGCTTTGCTCAATATTTTCGAGGTAATGTACGAAGCGAGCGTAACTTGCCGGAAGGATCTGCACGGTGTACCGAAATCATCAATAATGGCTAAACTGCAGGCTTTGCTGGGAATGTTGAGGGGCCCGATGCAGTTTCTAAAAGCGGCGTTGCCATAGCAACCGTTAGGGCGAGTAAGGGGATACTCTGCCCGTTCGAATTAGACGGCGGGGAATTTATTTCGACTCCCTCGTTTTTACCTTAGGGGAGAATATTTGTGAGGTGAATGGCCTTTCGCCGCTTAAATTCGTGTTGGGACTGTTATGAACTGCGTCTCCCTTATCTATGTATGGAAGTTCGGCTGTTATGTGCGTGGAGAACGTTCGAGAAATGGATATCGATTAGGTGTTTGTTTTTCTCGTTTCTGATTAGATATAAGTTAGAGTTTTTTCTGGctaaaatatttgcacaatTCATTTGTAGTTAGTGACAACGTCGCCCATTGTTCACCATAGATtaagaaaatatgtttgttagatTTTTAACAAAGACGAATTAAAAGCATTTATAAGTTCATATACTAGTGTCTGAAATACCTACGATGCATGCTCCGAAAGGCCTTACAATCCTCATTTCTATCAAAGCAATCCTATTCGAGATGATGTCACAAACATTTTCAGGTATGCGGCCCAATCGAGGTCCGTAATAGATCACTGGCGTCGATAACGCCACACCACGAGCGATGTACAGGAATTTACTCGCAAACGTGCGACATATATCAGACTTAGAGTCGCCTGTGAGATTGACGTTCAGTTGGCTGATTGAGAACGGAAATTCGGTAGCTGTAATCTGATATCGATTTACGGGCTATCCACATTTACATCAGAAGAAATGTGTCTAATTATATTCTGGTTTTGCTTATATAATGAATTCATGTGTGACAAGTTTGTTTACTTCGCTAAAAAGTACGTATtagaattaacaataattaaaatataatttagtcatTGTTTTACGAAATATTCAAAAGTTGCCACATATGACACGTATTTTATCCCTAACTATTCTTACTTGATTTCAACTAAGTCAAGGGAAAGCGAATTCTCGAAATGTTTGCTTTAACATTGATGATACTGAATATTCGTCAACTACTCAAACCTAGATGCAAATCTAGATGTATGCACAAGCTATACGCAAAGCCGTGTCCGTTGCATGGACAATGCTTTGCATACGGAATGACGTCTATTGGAATAGTTTCGATGGCTTAATTTGTTTGGCTGTTTTTGTATTTAGAGAATAATGAcctttatttatactattttaaagatgtatttattattatgtaaaggaTAACTCCCGATTCcgtcaattataattgaaggtACGTCATCGTTTGCTAATAAATACtactacataaaatatgttactcGCACGCCATATACAAGGgcgaaggaaaaaatatttcaactaaaaataaatacacattttctGGCACAACATAGGACAGAATTACTCCCCGCGTTaacctacaaataaatatttaatgagcaCGTTTTATGGATATTATAAGGCCTAGGTCTCAGGAGGGGTTCTAATTGTTTTATAGTGCTTATACGCGCTACTCGGACCTATAATaggcttaataaaataatttaatctgtaATCAACCTCATTAGTGTTTTGTCTCTCTCGTTCATTTAGAAAACCACAAAGAATGATgtgttattaaaatgaactctattgaaaatgaaatgagattaaaattttaattaaaaaggttatattttttaaagtatcatGAGGGTTTTCGGTAcagaaaatatataggtatgaaCTCGTTTCTTCAGTATAGTAAAAGCATAATTCAGTAAAATGGTAAGGTTCAAGTTCGATCTTCAGGTCAGGCAATAAATTACGACAGCGCGAGGTTCATGGAATTTTAATTTGTGCGAGATATAGAGATCGCGTAGTTACCTCTCAGAATTGTGGATACGTCCTATGAtctgtgtaatataaaataacagtaatttCTTCTCactatgttaaattaaataacgcccttattcatagacggtTTGTATTTAAGGATGGAGTAAAACTGTGATagcaagtctgtttctcagtactgacggcacggcaaccttcgcagtgcgtagccataaAGCCGTTGTGATTgtctaatattgttgtatctcaatctCTCAGGTttactctgtccttagataaaaaaaacgtctaaacattaaattttaaattgttacttaACAATGGCGTTACCTTGTCATAGAAGGGtcctatatcaaaatttgttggcGGCCTCTCAAGGCAGTGCGTTGGGTACCCGCTTAGTTAATGTAGGTGTAGGCTAAGAGGGGGCCCTAAAATTCGGGGGCCTTGTATCATAGACCATGGTAGCTATGTTACTTAACAATagcttttattgatatttagtccctgctacttaattaaaaatagattttattgatatttaatttcaacaaaaaaaaac contains the following coding sequences:
- the LOC115447677 gene encoding brain tumor protein isoform X2, whose protein sequence is MASRTPSLESLPGANSIGSLERGSISPLTLSGSSPPASDSAVCDLREFDGLDTTCAICRETFVDPKVLHCFHTFCRACLEREQTHPDKVTCVTCRVDTQLPPGGVPTLLTNLVIAAAVEQDADLISGRQTSSPSARCTGCKSKESDAVARCVDCANFLCPNCVMAHQFMHCFEGHRVLAFTDLKDDKGLLGSTLTASGEKTAFCPRHKNDILKYFCRTCSVPVCKECTIIEHPASLHDCEHLSDAGPKQLELMQQAVSEAKTRATEIRHLVKSFEHSAGKLQVQYHKAQNEINDTFQFYRSMLEERKQELLKELESVFSTKQISLTVVGQKAQETVDKIYQTCDFVDRLTKCANIAEILMFRKLIDTKLQTLMSSNPEQSVQTACELEFVSNYQAIQVGVRNTFGYVRSSSEANVGPTKQPPIARPTNGSLLNGGSSSSSSSVNGSSGSLNGGIHLPTGLNGVLDRPYTNGLLGPTSQSTSPFESNIISKRFNSANSLGPFSTAIADINLTGINPYEKWSNGGCDTLFPPATSDPYSLTAATHTDPILDLTNKLISNAIFPPKSQIKRQKMIYHCKFGEFGVMEGQFTEPSGVAVNAQNDIIVADTNNHRIQIFDKEGRFKFQFGECGKRDGQLLYPNRVAVVRTSGDIIVTERSPTHQIQIYNQYGQFVRKFGANILQHPRGVTVDNKGRIVVVECKVMRVIIFDQIGNVLQKFGCSKHLEFPNGVVVNDKQEIFISDNRAHCVKVFNYEGIYLRQIGGEGVTNYPIGVGINAAGEILIADNHNNFNLTIFTQDGQLVSALESKVKHAQCFDVALMDDGSVVLASKDYRLYIYRYVQVPPIGM
- the LOC115447677 gene encoding brain tumor protein isoform X1, translated to MNGFGLLWDAGFLKMASRTPSLESLPGANSIGSLERGSISPLTLSGSSPPASDSAVCDLREFDGLDTTCAICRETFVDPKVLHCFHTFCRACLEREQTHPDKVTCVTCRVDTQLPPGGVPTLLTNLVIAAAVEQDADLISGRQTSSPSARCTGCKSKESDAVARCVDCANFLCPNCVMAHQFMHCFEGHRVLAFTDLKDDKGLLGSTLTASGEKTAFCPRHKNDILKYFCRTCSVPVCKECTIIEHPASLHDCEHLSDAGPKQLELMQQAVSEAKTRATEIRHLVKSFEHSAGKLQVQYHKAQNEINDTFQFYRSMLEERKQELLKELESVFSTKQISLTVVGQKAQETVDKIYQTCDFVDRLTKCANIAEILMFRKLIDTKLQTLMSSNPEQSVQTACELEFVSNYQAIQVGVRNTFGYVRSSSEANVGPTKQPPIARPTNGSLLNGGSSSSSSSVNGSSGSLNGGIHLPTGLNGVLDRPYTNGLLGPTSQSTSPFESNIISKRFNSANSLGPFSTAIADINLTGINPYEKWSNGGCDTLFPPATSDPYSLTAATHTDPILDLTNKLISNAIFPPKSQIKRQKMIYHCKFGEFGVMEGQFTEPSGVAVNAQNDIIVADTNNHRIQIFDKEGRFKFQFGECGKRDGQLLYPNRVAVVRTSGDIIVTERSPTHQIQIYNQYGQFVRKFGANILQHPRGVTVDNKGRIVVVECKVMRVIIFDQIGNVLQKFGCSKHLEFPNGVVVNDKQEIFISDNRAHCVKVFNYEGIYLRQIGGEGVTNYPIGVGINAAGEILIADNHNNFNLTIFTQDGQLVSALESKVKHAQCFDVALMDDGSVVLASKDYRLYIYRYVQVPPIGM